The following nucleotide sequence is from Megalops cyprinoides isolate fMegCyp1 chromosome 19, fMegCyp1.pri, whole genome shotgun sequence.
TCACAGACGAGAGGGTGTGTAAGAGCCACCTGCTGGACTCCTGTCCTCATGACATACTGTCAGGCACGGTCAGTACACACTGCGCGGCAGAGGTGTATGCAGGTCCAGCCCCTTGGATACCTGCGTATGCTGACACATCTTCTTCAACGTCTGCAACGTCTTCACTGTAGCGTGCTTTTCTGCAGAACTGAGTGTGTCTGCATCAGCGATGTGACTGGCCCTGACTACATATTGTAAAGACTGACGTGGTGTTTTTGATATTGCAGCGTATGGACCTGGGGGAGTGTGTGAAGGTCCACGACCTGGCGCTCAGGGCTGACTATGAGATTGCGTCCAAAAAGCACGAGTACTtctttgaacttgatgtgagtcAGAGGACTTTTCACTTGCTGTAGCTGGTCAATAGAAAGTTGTTAGTTTTCTGCTCCGTTTTGGGTCTCTAGCCTGCCTTGTGTACCTTTGTCAGTGCATGATGATTTATCCTTGGTGTCTCTCTCCGCGCTGCCCCTTAGGCCACAGAGCACCTGCAGTCCTTCATTGCAGACTGTGACCGCAGGACGGAGCTGGCTAAGAAGCGACTGGCTGAGACGCAGGAGGAGATCAGCGCGGAGGTCGCCGCTAAGGTATCATCGAGTAGCCGTacacacctctctcctcactctggCCAGTCCTTCCCCATGCCATTGCTTTTGTCCACGCCGGCATCATGGCGGACATTTTCTTACGTTGTCTAAATGCATACGAATGACACCTTCCTCTTCTTTGTCCTCTGTGGGTCAGGGGAGGCGCGCAAAAAGGGCTGTCTCGCGTTGCAGGGTCTTTTCGGTCTGTTCTAATCCCTCTTTCTGGCCGCAACCGTAGGCAGAGCGAGTGCACGAGCTAAACGAGGAGATCGGGAAGCTGCTGGCGAGGGCGGAGCAGCTGGGAGGTGAGGGCAATGTGGACGAGGCGCAGCAGGtgctggagaaggtggagaagaCCCGTGCTCTGAAGAGAGAGGCGgaggtgagagagcagggcagcTGGAATCCCAGCCGTGGTGGaataatagtattttttttagttGCATCTACAATAAGATgtgcaattaattttaaaaagagcacTAAAGTAGTAACTGACTTGTTTTCAGTATATTACTTAGTATGTACATAAGCTTGTAATAATAACTGTAACAAATACGGTCGAGGTTGCTGATACTCAGGAGCGCACAAAAAGGGTGAAAGGGCCGATCCTctatgacattttaaaagactgAGAAGTGTTTTAATGCTGCTGTATTTAACCACATGTTTTACTGCATTATTTTAATAGGATATTTACAGGAACTCAATGCCGGCTTCCAGTTTTCAGCAGCAGAAGCTCAGAGTGTGCGAGGTGTGCTCTGCTTACCTGGGTCTTCATGACAATGACCGTCGCCTGGCCGACCATTTTGGAGGAAAGCTACACCTCGGCTTCATCGAGATCCGTGAGAAGCTGGAGAAACTAAGGGTATGAGGGACCATGACACAGACTTGTGGACTGGCTGTAATTAACACTGTAGTTCATTTGTGCTAAAGTAAGAGGAAAGCAATTTTATGCTATGTCACATAAAGTGAGTAACTGGACTGAACACCACAGTACATATGTCTTTTTTGTAGTGGAAGATACTGTAGTGTGCTTCGTAAACCTTTCCTAGAACTGCCTCCTTTACAGCTCCCCTGTAATTGCGCTAAGGTGGTATTGGAACTTAGGCAAAGAAGTTAAACATGTATTTGGAGTTGACCCAGTGAAGCGAGCCTTTCAGTATTGCCAGAGTGCACCTCAGAATTAACGCAGTATACCATAATGCAGCCTGTGAAAAGTGCCGTGGCTAAAAGAACGTTAACTCTAAAACTGTTTcctatttttctccctttgttttaaaagaaaaaggttgCTGAAAAGCAAGAGCTCATGCGAATGAGAAGACGAGAAGAACGGGacagggaagaagagagagagagggagtgggaacGAGAGCGAGAGCgtgagagggagcgggagagggagagggagagagagcgagagagggagagagagcgagagagggacaGACGAAGGTGAGttactaaaacacattttggaaaTGTCTGATTGAAATGTGTCGTATATAAAAGGAATGTTAATGATTATCCAGACATTCTGTACACATTTGTGGGTGCTTTAAGCACTAACACTGAACAGTGTAAGgaataataaacattaatgAGAAAAGTGTGCATTTTTCAGTCCGCATTTCACAAGCGACAATCTCGACAGTGTATTATTAGGGTTACTAGTGTTTTaggcaaaaaaatgtacaggagGGGGAGTAAGGTAAATTGTTTTCAAACAATGCTTGAACTTTATAATCTCCAACACAATAAAGTTGCTGTTCTATAGATAGCATGCAGCTTTCAAAACACAGTCTTGTGTGGGATCACACATCTGCCACTCAGTCTGACCTTTGAGTGTATGTAGTTAATTTGCATCAAATTACACTGTCTGATCAGATCTGCGGGACTGGTAGATTGGAATCTGAGGGAATCAGTTGTGGGGGCAGGGACAGTGTTATTTGTACAGACAGCATTCATTTGGTAGACAATGGTTGTGGG
It contains:
- the LOC118795113 gene encoding putative RNA-binding protein Luc7-like 2, with protein sequence MSAQAQMRAMLDQLMGTGRDGDSMRQRIKFTDERVCKSHLLDSCPHDILSGTRMDLGECVKVHDLALRADYEIASKKHEYFFELDATEHLQSFIADCDRRTELAKKRLAETQEEISAEVAAKAERVHELNEEIGKLLARAEQLGGEGNVDEAQQVLEKVEKTRALKREAEDIYRNSMPASSFQQQKLRVCEVCSAYLGLHDNDRRLADHFGGKLHLGFIEIREKLEKLRKKVAEKQELMRMRRREERDREEEREREWERERERERERERERERERERERERERDRRRTRSRSGERYRDGGSSSHHSRRHRSSRSREEGGERERERDRERRHRHKDRHRSRSHSHRSKKKRSSRDRSSHPRERERSASLERGMDSRGGDREGWMMERERSTSVEMHRRRDAGEERERSLSIERERRSSSEERESGEL